The Thermodesulfobacteriota bacterium genome has a segment encoding these proteins:
- a CDS encoding transketolase, whose product MLRKRFEAEKLDPATVQRLSELARLARGDILKMTTLAGSGHPGGSMSSIDLYLVLYTNARIDPKHPEDPERDRFVISHGHTSPGVYAALGRTGFFPIETAIVHFRRAGSPFEGHVEKGIPGLDWNTGNLGQGLSAGCGFALAAKVLKKDFHVFVAMGCGEQQKGQISEARRFAIKYGLHNLTVLIDYNQRQISGVTGEIMPQNIAKNFESDGWRVIEIDGHQFQEIYQACREATLFHHPTAILAHTVMGKGVSFMEGKEEFHGRALTLEEYRRAIQELGLEDDLDRYRDLRQRGGLLYEGRRYPKTVIPLNEGRPRDYGKDQRLDNRTAFGNALLDLGRANLRPDGSLPIVVFDCDLASSTKTNLFGKQFPDHFFQSGIQEHHTATLSGAISTTGLLSFFADFGVFGIDETYNQHRLNDLNETNLKLICTHNGLDVGEDGKTHQCIDYIGVMRNLFGFKIIVPADPNQTDRVIRYVARAEGNFLVAMGRSPAPIILTEDGHPYFATPYEFRYGKADLIRDGKDAAILTAGSMVHRALEAWARLKAEGIEVQILNLSCMSDLDLEAILRAAQTGRVITYEDHHVQTGLGSLIANVLAEQRRSVRFRKLGISRYGASGKPEDLYRMQGLDVDSLVRAVMEEIERKD is encoded by the coding sequence ATGCTCCGGAAGCGATTCGAGGCCGAAAAGCTGGACCCTGCCACGGTTCAAAGGCTCTCGGAATTGGCCAGGCTGGCCAGGGGGGACATCTTGAAAATGACGACCTTGGCCGGTTCGGGCCATCCCGGCGGGTCGATGTCCTCCATCGATCTCTATCTCGTCCTCTACACAAACGCCAGGATCGATCCCAAACATCCGGAGGACCCAGAAAGAGATCGGTTCGTCATCAGCCATGGCCACACCTCTCCGGGCGTCTATGCGGCCCTGGGGAGGACGGGATTCTTCCCGATCGAGACGGCCATCGTCCACTTCAGGAGGGCGGGCAGCCCCTTCGAGGGACACGTGGAAAAAGGGATCCCGGGTCTCGACTGGAACACGGGCAATCTCGGCCAGGGACTTTCGGCCGGATGCGGATTTGCCCTGGCGGCCAAGGTCTTGAAGAAAGATTTCCATGTCTTTGTGGCCATGGGATGTGGCGAACAACAGAAGGGCCAGATTTCAGAGGCCCGGCGCTTCGCCATCAAATATGGCCTTCACAATCTAACGGTGCTGATCGATTATAACCAGAGACAGATCAGCGGCGTCACCGGCGAGATCATGCCCCAGAATATCGCCAAGAATTTCGAGTCGGACGGATGGCGGGTGATCGAGATCGACGGGCATCAATTCCAGGAGATCTACCAGGCCTGCCGCGAGGCGACCCTCTTCCATCACCCCACGGCCATCCTCGCTCACACCGTCATGGGCAAGGGCGTCTCCTTCATGGAGGGAAAGGAAGAGTTCCACGGGAGGGCCCTGACCCTCGAAGAGTATCGAAGGGCGATTCAGGAATTGGGTCTGGAAGACGACCTGGATCGGTATCGGGACCTCCGGCAGAGGGGGGGCCTCCTCTATGAGGGGAGGAGATATCCGAAAACCGTCATCCCCTTGAACGAGGGAAGGCCGAGGGATTACGGAAAGGACCAGAGGCTGGACAACCGAACCGCCTTCGGAAACGCCCTGCTCGATCTGGGCAGGGCCAACCTCCGGCCCGATGGCTCGCTTCCGATCGTCGTCTTCGACTGCGATCTGGCCTCTTCGACGAAGACGAACCTTTTTGGCAAACAGTTTCCCGACCATTTCTTTCAGAGTGGCATCCAGGAACACCACACGGCCACCCTCTCCGGGGCCATCTCCACCACGGGCCTGCTCTCCTTCTTCGCCGACTTCGGCGTCTTCGGCATCGATGAGACCTACAATCAGCACCGTCTCAACGATCTGAACGAGACGAACCTGAAGCTCATCTGCACCCACAACGGCCTTGACGTGGGCGAGGATGGGAAGACCCATCAATGTATCGACTATATCGGGGTGATGAGAAACCTCTTCGGATTCAAGATCATCGTGCCGGCCGACCCGAACCAGACCGACCGCGTGATCCGATATGTGGCCAGGGCGGAGGGGAATTTCCTCGTGGCCATGGGACGCTCCCCGGCGCCGATCATCCTCACCGAAGACGGGCATCCTTATTTTGCCACCCCTTATGAGTTCCGTTACGGAAAGGCCGACCTGATCCGGGACGGAAAGGACGCCGCCATCCTGACCGCCGGTAGCATGGTCCATCGGGCCCTCGAGGCCTGGGCCCGATTGAAGGCGGAGGGGATCGAAGTCCAGATCCTCAACCTCTCCTGCATGAGCGACCTCGATCTCGAAGCCATCCTCCGGGCGGCCCAAACCGGGAGGGTGATCACCTACGAAGACCATCATGTCCAAACGGGGCTGGGAAGCCTCATCGCCAATGTCTTAGCGGAGCAAAGACGATCGGTCCGCTTCCGCAAGCTGGGAATCTCCCGATACGGCGCCTCCGGCAAACCGGAAGACCTCTACCGGATGCAGGGGCTCGATGTGGATAGCCTCGTCAGGGCCGTGATGGAAGAGATCGAAAGAAAGGACTGA
- a CDS encoding cache domain-containing protein codes for MKISTKTKLALLFLGLACFIGVITSLLVNSLITNQIIKEAQERVKHDLDTARFVYSMKMREIDRAIRWASIRHVLKKALKERNVTPIREELTALMVEEGLDFLLLTDREGRVLFRVHNPKVEGDSLIHQPSIRAALERKGISGTEVMTREELLREGEALANRAALRLIPTPKAKPTDQQEETSGLILRSTHPVLDFSGEVLGALSGGVLLNRNNEIVDLIKNIVFKDAKYKGKDVGTATIFLRDVRIATNVLDREGKRAIGTLAMKEVQEQVLEKGMPWIQRAFVVDDWYITAYEPIRDIEGRIVGILYVGLLESRYTLMKERLILLFFLLSMSAMLVALTISFLLSWKVPKSPSPLGEG; via the coding sequence ATGAAAATTTCAACCAAAACCAAACTCGCCCTCCTCTTTCTCGGCCTGGCCTGCTTTATCGGCGTCATCACAAGCCTGCTGGTCAATTCCCTGATTACAAACCAGATCATCAAGGAGGCCCAGGAGAGGGTCAAACATGACCTCGATACGGCAAGGTTTGTCTATTCTATGAAAATGAGGGAGATCGACCGGGCGATCCGGTGGGCTTCGATCAGACATGTTTTAAAAAAGGCCCTGAAAGAGAGGAACGTGACACCCATTCGAGAGGAGCTGACCGCGTTGATGGTGGAGGAGGGGCTCGATTTTCTCCTCCTGACCGATCGGGAAGGAAGGGTCCTCTTCCGTGTGCATAACCCCAAGGTCGAAGGGGACAGCCTGATCCATCAGCCCTCCATCCGGGCGGCTTTGGAGAGGAAGGGGATTTCAGGGACGGAGGTCATGACGAGGGAGGAGCTTTTAAGAGAAGGGGAGGCGCTGGCCAACAGGGCGGCTCTGAGGTTGATCCCCACCCCAAAGGCGAAACCCACGGACCAACAGGAGGAGACCTCGGGCCTGATCCTCCGATCGACCCACCCCGTCCTCGATTTCAGCGGAGAGGTCCTGGGGGCCCTCTCCGGGGGTGTGCTCCTGAACCGGAACAACGAGATCGTGGATCTGATCAAGAATATCGTCTTTAAAGACGCCAAATACAAGGGAAAGGATGTCGGCACGGCCACCATCTTCCTAAGGGATGTGAGGATTGCCACGAACGTGCTCGACCGGGAAGGGAAGCGGGCCATCGGGACGTTGGCGATGAAAGAGGTCCAAGAACAGGTCCTCGAGAAGGGAATGCCGTGGATTCAGAGGGCCTTCGTGGTCGACGACTGGTATATCACCGCCTATGAACCCATCCGGGATATCGAGGGAAGGATCGTGGGGATCCTTTACGTCGGCCTTCTGGAGAGCCGATATACCCTGATGAAGGAGAGGCTCATCCTGCTCTTCTTCCTCCTGTCGATGTCGGCGATGCTCGTGGCCCTGACGATCTCCTTTCTCCTCTCTTGGAAGGTTCCTAAGAGCCCTTCCCCCTTGGGAGAGGGTTAA
- a CDS encoding substrate-binding domain-containing protein: MVWKILHIGAGLLWILFVLPLPTSSQPKSILLATTTSLLDCGLLDVLLPVFESKTGYSVKPIGVGSGQAIVMAKRGEADVLLVHSPEAERRLLDEGHGIRRRPVMFNTFLIVGPVEDPAGVRKASNVTEAFRQIASRRSLFLSRGDRSGTHEKERSLWKASGIDPERERWYQETGLGMGQTLHMASEKGAYTLTDSGTYLALRQKVRSVRLGPEDPLLLNVYHVIEVNPSRWPKVNGAGARAFSDFLFSKEAQEIILSYGVGRYGARLFLPVTKIDGGH; encoded by the coding sequence ATGGTTTGGAAGATCCTTCACATAGGGGCGGGCCTCTTGTGGATCCTTTTTGTCCTCCCCCTTCCTACGAGCAGCCAACCGAAGTCGATCCTCTTGGCCACGACGACGAGCCTCCTGGATTGCGGGCTTCTGGACGTCCTCCTTCCAGTTTTCGAAAGCAAGACGGGATACTCTGTCAAGCCGATTGGCGTGGGTTCGGGGCAGGCCATCGTGATGGCAAAGAGGGGCGAGGCCGATGTGCTCCTGGTCCATTCCCCTGAAGCCGAGAGAAGGCTTTTGGACGAGGGGCACGGGATCCGGCGAAGGCCTGTGATGTTCAATACCTTTTTAATCGTCGGTCCCGTCGAAGATCCAGCGGGGGTGCGCAAGGCCTCCAACGTTACGGAGGCCTTCCGACAGATCGCCTCAAGACGATCCCTCTTTTTGTCCAGGGGAGATCGCTCCGGAACCCATGAGAAGGAACGATCCCTCTGGAAGGCCTCAGGCATCGATCCCGAAAGGGAGCGATGGTACCAGGAGACGGGCCTCGGGATGGGACAGACTCTCCATATGGCTTCCGAAAAAGGGGCCTATACCCTGACGGACAGCGGGACCTATTTGGCCCTGAGGCAGAAGGTTCGGTCGGTGCGCCTCGGACCGGAAGACCCTCTGCTTCTGAATGTCTATCATGTGATCGAGGTAAACCCGTCGAGATGGCCGAAGGTGAACGGGGCTGGGGCAAGGGCCTTTTCCGACTTCCTCTTTTCGAAGGAGGCCCAGGAGATCATCCTCAGCTACGGGGTCGGTCGGTATGGGGCCCGTCTCTTCCTCCCTGTGACGAAGATAGACGGAGGGCATTAG
- a CDS encoding Hsp20/alpha crystallin family protein, which produces MVMAKELELWRPFREISPFREFERMRREMDRLWDSFFEGGLRKRGEEAVEWYPALDVSETKNDIVVKTEVPGLDPKDIDISLSEGILTIKGEKKQEKEEKEENYHLIERSFGAFSRSIRLPREVQADKINATYKNGVLKIVLPKSEEAKKKEIKIKVE; this is translated from the coding sequence ATGGTTATGGCGAAGGAGCTTGAGCTTTGGAGGCCTTTCAGAGAGATTTCGCCTTTCAGGGAATTCGAAAGGATGCGAAGGGAGATGGATCGGCTTTGGGATTCCTTCTTTGAAGGCGGTTTGAGAAAACGTGGGGAGGAAGCGGTGGAATGGTATCCTGCCCTCGACGTCTCGGAGACGAAAAATGACATTGTGGTCAAAACCGAGGTCCCCGGCCTCGACCCGAAGGATATCGACATCTCCCTGAGCGAGGGTATTCTGACCATCAAAGGCGAGAAGAAGCAGGAGAAGGAGGAGAAAGAGGAGAATTACCACCTGATCGAGAGGAGTTTTGGTGCCTTCTCCAGGTCGATAAGGCTTCCGAGGGAGGTCCAGGCCGATAAGATCAACGCCACTTACAAAAACGGGGTCCTTAAGATCGTCCTCCCGAAATCCGAAGAGGCGAAGAAGAAGGAGATCAAGATCAAAGTCGAGTAA
- a CDS encoding ABC transporter ATP-binding protein: MTLLEVRDLRVEREGELLLNIPSLSVKRGETLALIGPNGAGKTTLLQTLSFLSGPFHGEILFEGQRVGRDLSVLAYRRKIALVFQEPLLFNTTVFQNVASGLKIRNVKKREIQERVMEELERFGISHLSQRSAKTLSGGEAQRTNLARAFVLRPELLLLDEPFASLDPPTRESLLIDLERALFRTKTTTLFATHDRQEALRLSDRVAVMRSGRIEQIGSPEGVMNHPATEFVASFLGVETILSGRVIRTGEGTFVASMSDQEVEAVGEVRLGERVVLCIRPEDVTLAIPPVKGQTSARNLFIGRVSKIVPFGPYQKVHLDCGFPLVAYITHPSQKNLSLTEGKEVAVSFKASAVKILKKG; the protein is encoded by the coding sequence ATGACCCTTCTGGAAGTCAGGGACCTCAGGGTCGAGAGAGAGGGCGAGCTCCTTTTGAACATCCCTTCCCTTTCAGTTAAAAGGGGCGAAACCCTCGCCCTCATCGGACCCAACGGGGCAGGAAAGACCACTTTGCTTCAGACCCTTTCATTCCTCTCCGGCCCCTTCCATGGGGAGATCCTCTTCGAGGGCCAGAGGGTCGGGAGGGATCTTTCTGTTTTGGCCTACCGGAGAAAGATCGCCCTCGTCTTTCAGGAGCCCTTGCTGTTCAACACCACCGTCTTCCAAAATGTCGCCTCTGGGTTGAAGATCCGTAATGTGAAGAAGCGGGAGATCCAGGAGAGGGTGATGGAAGAACTGGAACGTTTCGGGATTTCCCACCTCAGCCAGAGATCGGCCAAGACGCTATCGGGAGGGGAGGCCCAGCGGACGAATCTCGCCCGGGCCTTCGTCCTTCGACCCGAGCTGTTGCTCCTGGACGAACCCTTCGCCTCCCTCGATCCGCCCACACGAGAATCGCTGCTGATCGATCTGGAGCGGGCGTTATTCCGCACGAAGACCACCACCCTTTTTGCGACCCATGACCGGCAAGAGGCGCTGAGGCTTTCCGATCGGGTAGCGGTGATGCGATCCGGTCGGATCGAACAGATCGGCTCACCCGAAGGGGTGATGAATCATCCGGCAACGGAATTTGTCGCCTCCTTTCTGGGGGTGGAGACGATCCTCTCCGGGAGGGTGATTCGAACCGGGGAGGGGACCTTCGTGGCCTCGATGTCCGATCAGGAGGTCGAGGCGGTGGGAGAGGTCCGGTTAGGAGAACGGGTGGTGCTCTGTATCCGGCCTGAGGACGTCACCCTCGCCATCCCTCCGGTGAAGGGCCAAACCAGTGCGAGAAATCTCTTCATTGGAAGAGTATCGAAGATCGTCCCCTTCGGGCCTTATCAAAAGGTTCACCTCGACTGCGGGTTTCCGCTGGTGGCCTATATCACCCATCCTTCGCAGAAGAACCTCTCTTTGACCGAGGGAAAGGAGGTGGCCGTTTCGTTTAAGGCCTCGGCGGTCAAGATCCTCAAGAAAGGGTGA
- a CDS encoding HAD family hydrolase, translated as MGGIEWQGRRFPCRLIIFDKDGTLIDFTSTWVPLIRRRISLLLRRLKRDGALEASLLKCWGIDPSSGRVDPRGPCPVSSRSEEIVIATMALYQAGYPWDESKEWVLKAFDEADAERDWRREVVPVEGIERFLSELKENGFFTALATNDERKDTEAILHHLGLWGLFDVILCWGEVYPSKPHPETVFTICRRLGLSPDQAAMVGDSVTDMLMGKRAGVAVTVGILEGGVTPREELETVADLVVESIRELKTFTS; from the coding sequence ATGGGAGGGATTGAATGGCAGGGGAGGCGCTTTCCCTGCCGCCTGATCATCTTCGACAAGGATGGGACGCTTATCGATTTCACCTCGACCTGGGTTCCCCTCATTCGAAGACGGATCTCTCTTCTCTTGAGGAGATTGAAGAGGGATGGCGCCCTGGAGGCCTCCCTCTTGAAATGTTGGGGGATCGACCCCTCAAGCGGCCGGGTGGACCCCAGAGGCCCTTGTCCGGTCTCGTCCCGCTCAGAGGAGATCGTCATCGCGACGATGGCCCTCTATCAGGCCGGATATCCCTGGGATGAATCGAAGGAGTGGGTTCTTAAGGCCTTCGATGAGGCCGATGCCGAAAGGGATTGGCGCCGGGAGGTCGTGCCGGTTGAGGGGATCGAGAGGTTTCTTTCGGAGCTCAAAGAGAACGGCTTTTTTACGGCCTTAGCCACCAATGACGAGCGGAAAGATACAGAGGCCATCCTTCATCACCTCGGCCTTTGGGGCCTGTTCGATGTGATCCTCTGCTGGGGCGAGGTTTACCCTTCAAAACCCCATCCTGAAACGGTCTTCACCATCTGCAGAAGATTAGGTCTCTCTCCGGACCAAGCGGCGATGGTGGGGGACTCTGTGACGGACATGTTGATGGGAAAGAGGGCAGGGGTGGCCGTGACGGTGGGGATCCTCGAAGGGGGGGTGACCCCTCGTGAGGAGCTTGAGACGGTGGCAGACCTGGTCGTCGAATCGATCCGAGAGTTAAAGACCTTTACCAGTTGA
- a CDS encoding Fe-Mn family superoxide dismutase: MAYGAKDYNHLIGMEGFSETLLKNHFTLYQGYVTNTNKLLETLGEMAKGGKIGTPEYAELKRRLGWEFNGMRLHELYFENLGGKGALNKEGKLGKKLSEDFGSYEAWEADFKGVGTMRGIGWAVLYQDPVNGKLFNQWINEHDVGHPAGCQPLLILDVFEHAFMIDYGLKRADYINAFFKNIKWEAVEARLK, from the coding sequence ATGGCTTACGGGGCAAAAGACTACAATCATCTCATCGGGATGGAAGGTTTCAGCGAGACCCTCTTGAAGAACCACTTCACCCTTTACCAGGGATATGTGACCAATACGAATAAACTCCTTGAGACCCTCGGGGAGATGGCAAAGGGAGGAAAGATTGGTACCCCGGAATACGCAGAGCTGAAACGCCGGTTGGGATGGGAATTCAACGGCATGAGGCTCCATGAGCTCTATTTCGAAAACCTCGGAGGGAAAGGGGCTCTCAATAAGGAGGGCAAACTGGGGAAGAAGCTCTCGGAGGATTTCGGAAGCTACGAGGCCTGGGAGGCCGATTTCAAAGGCGTCGGCACGATGCGGGGGATCGGATGGGCGGTCCTTTACCAGGATCCGGTGAACGGAAAATTGTTCAATCAATGGATCAACGAGCACGACGTGGGCCATCCGGCGGGTTGCCAACCCCTGTTGATCCTGGATGTTTTTGAGCACGCCTTCATGATCGATTACGGATTGAAGCGGGCCGATTACATCAACGCCTTCTTCAAGAATATCAAGTGGGAGGCGGTGGAGGCCCGATTGAAGTGA
- a CDS encoding acyl-CoA carboxylase subunit beta: protein MGKFDAMYEDYMKRRKAILEMGGPKEIEKRREKGQTNARERIDWLMDPGTFVEIGPFIKHRQTDFGMAERFIPAEGVVTGYGKVNGRYVVVASEDFTAMAGTFGEYHGKKFVWACDFAKEKGWPFVGINDSGGARLQEGFDTLEAYGWTFRAQILASGIIPQIALLLGPCLGGQAYHPIMNDFLIQSKKTGFMGIAGPAFVKTQTGEDISLEELAGWQAHAVKSGGTHIVGEDDRECIELCRKLLSYFPSNNREKPPRIETGDDPNREIPELDDFIPDPQLRVPYDMYPLIEKVVDKGTFFEIHRYFARNLIVGFARFNGKVAGIVANQPKVLMGGLDYDAADKLARFVRFCDLFNIPLVTFVDCPGFWIGSPQEWKGILRHGAKTLFAWAEATVPLISIIIGKSYAGAHYAMLDKSIGADLCFAWPTARINIVGADTAASVIFAKEIKAAPNPKETAKKLIEEYRQKLEHPYQAAERGCVDDVIMPHDTRKYICTSLDILENKQVARPWKKYSNINL, encoded by the coding sequence ATGGGAAAGTTCGATGCGATGTATGAGGACTATATGAAGAGGCGCAAGGCCATCCTCGAAATGGGCGGACCCAAGGAGATCGAGAAACGTCGTGAGAAGGGCCAGACGAATGCCCGGGAGAGAATCGATTGGCTCATGGATCCTGGCACCTTCGTCGAGATCGGGCCTTTCATCAAGCATAGACAGACCGATTTCGGAATGGCCGAGAGGTTCATTCCGGCCGAAGGGGTGGTGACGGGCTACGGGAAAGTGAACGGAAGATACGTCGTCGTCGCCTCCGAGGACTTCACGGCCATGGCCGGGACCTTCGGGGAATACCATGGAAAGAAGTTCGTCTGGGCTTGCGACTTCGCCAAGGAGAAAGGGTGGCCTTTTGTGGGCATCAACGACTCCGGTGGGGCGCGCCTTCAGGAAGGGTTCGATACCCTGGAGGCCTACGGATGGACCTTCCGGGCCCAGATCCTCGCCTCCGGAATCATCCCCCAGATCGCCCTGCTCCTCGGTCCCTGCCTGGGAGGACAAGCCTACCATCCCATCATGAACGACTTTCTCATCCAGAGCAAAAAGACCGGGTTCATGGGGATTGCAGGCCCGGCCTTTGTCAAGACCCAGACCGGAGAGGATATTTCCCTCGAGGAACTGGCCGGTTGGCAGGCCCATGCCGTCAAATCGGGCGGGACCCACATCGTCGGCGAAGACGATCGGGAATGTATCGAGCTCTGCCGGAAGCTTCTCTCCTATTTCCCTTCGAACAATCGAGAGAAGCCCCCTCGGATCGAGACCGGAGATGACCCTAACCGAGAGATTCCCGAACTGGACGACTTCATCCCCGACCCCCAGCTTCGGGTCCCCTACGATATGTATCCCCTCATCGAAAAGGTCGTCGACAAGGGGACCTTCTTCGAGATCCACCGGTACTTCGCCCGCAACCTCATCGTGGGATTTGCCCGTTTCAACGGGAAGGTGGCCGGGATTGTGGCCAATCAACCCAAGGTCTTAATGGGAGGGCTTGACTACGATGCGGCAGACAAGCTGGCCAGGTTCGTGAGATTCTGTGACCTCTTCAACATCCCACTGGTCACCTTCGTCGACTGCCCGGGTTTCTGGATCGGCTCTCCCCAGGAGTGGAAGGGAATCCTCCGGCACGGGGCCAAAACCCTCTTCGCATGGGCAGAGGCGACCGTGCCCCTGATCTCCATCATCATCGGAAAATCCTATGCAGGGGCCCATTATGCCATGCTCGACAAAAGCATCGGGGCCGACCTCTGCTTCGCCTGGCCCACGGCGAGGATCAACATCGTCGGAGCGGATACGGCGGCCAGCGTCATCTTCGCCAAAGAGATCAAGGCCGCTCCGAACCCGAAGGAGACCGCCAAGAAACTGATCGAAGAGTACAGGCAGAAACTGGAACATCCCTATCAGGCCGCCGAAAGAGGCTGTGTGGACGATGTCATCATGCCCCATGATACTCGGAAGTACATCTGCACCTCCCTCGACATCCTCGAAAACAAGCAGGTCGCCCGACCCTGGAAAAAATATTCCAACATCAACCTGTAA
- the greA gene encoding transcription elongation factor GreA: MARTPITRNGYNNLVKDLEHLKKVVRPQVIKAIEEARAHGDLSENAEYTAAKERQAFVETKIREIEQKLANAEIMDVPNSSDGKVGFGSTVTLENCDSGERVTYQIVGPDESDIPNGKISIASPLGKALIGKEVDDEVVVKTPGGVKRYTLLYIE, translated from the coding sequence ATGGCGCGAACGCCCATCACCCGTAATGGATACAACAACCTCGTCAAGGACCTCGAGCATCTGAAGAAGGTCGTCAGACCCCAGGTCATCAAGGCCATCGAGGAGGCAAGGGCCCACGGAGACCTCAGCGAGAATGCCGAATATACTGCGGCCAAAGAACGGCAGGCCTTTGTGGAGACGAAGATCCGCGAGATCGAACAGAAACTGGCCAACGCCGAGATCATGGACGTCCCCAATTCCTCGGATGGCAAGGTAGGTTTCGGGTCGACCGTTACCCTTGAAAATTGCGACTCCGGCGAGAGGGTCACCTATCAGATCGTCGGGCCGGATGAATCCGACATCCCTAATGGAAAGATCTCGATCGCCTCTCCCCTCGGAAAAGCCCTCATCGGCAAAGAGGTGGATGACGAGGTCGTGGTCAAAACGCCGGGCGGCGTGAAACGTTACACCCTCCTCTATATCGAATGA
- a CDS encoding ABC transporter permease, which yields MDLILDGLKKAFWLLITGDPEIVEIALLSLKVSATATLISLLIGIATGTALALTPFRGRRFVISLINTGMGVPPVVVGLWVTIFLWRGGPLGFLGILYSPSAMILAQAIIATPIVMGVTVAAIQHLPEKLRLQILALGATRFQMVWILIREAKLPLLAGVMAGFGGVISEVGASLMVGGNIKGYTRVLTTATVTETSRGNFDVAIALGLILFLLAYGINLILTTIQQRERVR from the coding sequence ATGGACTTGATCCTCGACGGCCTCAAGAAGGCCTTCTGGTTGTTGATCACCGGAGACCCAGAGATCGTGGAGATCGCCCTTCTCTCCCTCAAAGTCTCCGCAACGGCCACTTTGATCAGCCTCCTGATCGGGATCGCCACCGGGACCGCCCTCGCCCTGACCCCGTTTCGGGGGAGGCGGTTTGTGATCAGCCTCATCAACACGGGGATGGGGGTTCCTCCGGTGGTGGTCGGGCTCTGGGTCACGATCTTCTTATGGAGAGGCGGGCCTCTCGGTTTTTTAGGGATCCTCTATTCACCTTCGGCCATGATCCTCGCCCAGGCCATTATCGCCACCCCCATCGTGATGGGTGTGACCGTGGCAGCCATCCAGCACCTCCCCGAAAAGCTGAGGCTCCAGATTTTGGCCCTCGGGGCCACCCGATTTCAGATGGTCTGGATATTGATCCGGGAGGCCAAGCTTCCCTTGCTTGCGGGCGTGATGGCGGGGTTTGGAGGGGTCATCTCAGAGGTGGGGGCCTCCCTCATGGTGGGAGGGAATATCAAGGGATACACCCGGGTTCTGACGACCGCGACGGTGACCGAGACGAGCCGGGGCAATTTCGACGTGGCCATCGCCTTGGGATTGATCCTCTTCCTCCTTGCCTACGGGATCAATCTCATTCTCACAACGATTCAACAGAGGGAAAGGGTGAGATGA
- a CDS encoding Slp family lipoprotein: protein MTTLSRAICLFLFLFLSGCAHVISKDLRVKANPALTLSQVRQDPEAYKGRWVVWGGEIIETVSLREGATQIEVYQRPLGWRGEPKGGAYSEGRFLVLSEKWLDPYPLRSGRRITVAGEILGAKLKPLGEMDYRYPLVAGKQIHLWPEPIYLYDPYPYLFDPWWYYGPRWYWGFGFHYYHRRR, encoded by the coding sequence ATGACCACCCTCTCCCGTGCCATTTGCCTCTTCTTGTTCCTCTTTCTCTCCGGATGTGCCCACGTGATCTCCAAGGACCTGAGGGTCAAAGCCAACCCCGCCCTCACCCTGAGCCAGGTTCGCCAAGACCCAGAGGCTTATAAAGGGAGGTGGGTGGTCTGGGGTGGAGAGATCATCGAAACCGTTAGCCTGAGAGAGGGGGCCACCCAGATCGAGGTCTACCAGAGGCCCCTCGGTTGGAGGGGAGAGCCGAAAGGCGGGGCCTATTCCGAGGGCAGGTTTTTGGTCTTGTCAGAAAAGTGGCTGGACCCTTATCCTCTCCGGAGCGGAAGGCGGATCACCGTGGCCGGAGAGATTCTCGGAGCCAAGCTCAAACCCCTTGGGGAAATGGATTACCGTTATCCCCTCGTCGCGGGCAAACAGATCCATCTCTGGCCCGAACCCATCTATCTCTACGACCCCTACCCCTACCTTTTCGATCCTTGGTGGTATTATGGTCCCAGATGGTATTGGGGATTCGGGTTCCACTATTACCACCGCCGTCGGTAG